The Clostridia bacterium genome includes the window GGCGGGCCGATCGACCCGAACGGCCTCACGACGTACGAGCTGTACCGGGCGCTCCACTTCGCGGGGCAGCAGCCGAACCTCATCGGCTGGGACATGGTCGAGGTCTACCCGCCGTTCGACCCGAACCACACCTCCTCCCACGTGGCCGTGTGGGCGCTCGTCCACCTGCTCGTGGGTATGGCGGAGCGCCGCATGCACACGGACACGGGGAGCGTGCATCGCTGATGGCGCAGTACGACGCGATCGTCATTGGTCTCGGCGCGGCGGGCAGCGCCGCCGCCGACCACCTGGCGCGGCGCGGCGCGCGCGTCCTGGGCCTCGAGCAGTTCACGCCGGCGCACGACCGCGGTTCCTCGCACGGGGAGACGCGCATCATTCGCACGGCGTACTTCGAGGATCCGGCGTACGTGCCGCTTGTGCAGCGCGCGTTCGAGCTCTGGGAGGACCTGGAGCGGCGCAGCGGGCGGAAACTGCTCACGTTCACAGGGGCCCTGATGC containing:
- a CDS encoding arginase family protein, producing GGPIDPNGLTTYELYRALHFAGQQPNLIGWDMVEVYPPFDPNHTSSHVAVWALVHLLVGMAERRMHTDTGSVHR